DNA from Elaeis guineensis isolate ETL-2024a chromosome 2, EG11, whole genome shotgun sequence:
CCGCTGACTCCTCGTACGACCCAGCGTACACCCTCCCCTCCGAGTCCGCCACCGCGAACCCTGCCGGGCACTTGCTGTAGGGCGCGTGCGACGCCCTCGCCGCACCCGCCGCCGCCGCCCGCAGCCGCTCCTGCAAAGCTCCCCCGATCCCGTTACAGATTCCCCCGCAGCCCGCGGCCTCGGTCTCCTCCTCGTCGTCTAGAAGGGCGATCTTGTTGTCGTGGGGCTCAAGAAGGAGAGGATGGTCCTTGTGGAGGAGATCGGGGGGGCCGAAGGGGCgcgggaggaaggaggagagggggaGGAAGGCGGAGCCGGGGCCGTCGGAGGTGACGAGGATCTGCATCTCCGCCGCCCCACGGAGCTCCTGGAGGAACTGGCGGCAGTGGCCGCAGGGGGCGGAGGAGACGGCGATGCACCGAATTCCGGTCTCGCCGTGGACGGCGGCGTTGGTGACCAGGAACTGCTCGGCGTGGATGGAGTGGTGGAGCGGCAGCCCGGGGAACTCCATGTTCACCCCGACGTAGATCCGGCCGCTCGTCCCCAATCCGACGGCCCCCACATGAAAGTTCGAGATGGGCGGCCGGGCCAGCCTCAGGGCTGCGGGAACCAGCGCCACCAGCAGCTCCGGCGCCACGGCGACGCCCCATTCCTTCATCATCGCCGCCGCCGCCTCCGCCTCGATCACGAACGCGATCTCCGCCGTCGATCTGGCGGCCTTCTCCTTCATCTCGAGGCAAGAAGAAGGGGAAAAATTTGACCGTGGCATAAGGCAATCGGAATTCCCCCAAGCGCGGAAGGAGGAGATTTCGGTGTCGGGGGTAGCGGGTATTTAAAGGTTTTGAAGCTAGAGGGCCTaagaaaattataaatattatattaaattaaataaatttatacataaatttaaatttttagatgtaaattaaataattatctatttatatttatatctggagagttatctatccatatgtatatttattttaatattgataTAGAAATAGAGAAAGTACTTAGTTGGAAGGAGTGGGAGTCttgaatcagaatcgaaataggTTTCTTATTCCAACCGTTTGATTGAGAGGAGtcccattccaattctgattttgaAGTAGAACGAAAATAACTCAATAtaaatagaactcaatccctattctcctctatgaattcaatttttcattccaattctgatttcgattctgattccggACACGAATCAAACACTTCATggatttgaccattccgatttcgattccaaaccATTTCGATTTTTATTCTTATTCGGATTCCGATTACAAACCAAACATCTTCGTATAATAATTAAATTCTTAAATTTCTAACTAcatctaaataaatttaaatataaaaataaaaataaatttagacgGATATTATACAATCTTTTTCGTCACTTATTCTTCTCATGCAAGCACTAAAAACAATTGCCAATTTGATTGCTTTTGGTACATTCTTAAGTAACAAACTAATCATCCTAAGCTAGATTAGGTCCGGCACGGGCCGGATAATTTCTCATCTGAACAGAATGGTTGCATGAGATCCATACATTGCCACCTCTGGTGAAACTGCATGGTGAGGAGATCTGCTTTATCTGTTGCATAGTAAGGGGGATTGGTCCAATCGGCATCACACCTATGTAGTGAACATGGTTGGTTTGGTGATGATGGGGAGCATGTTTCGTACATGGGGAGTGTTAGTGCTCGCTTTCCAGCCAATATAACTGAAATGGACTCTTAATTTATCATTCAACCAATGTGGTTGCCATGCGGTACGCACTTAGCTCGAAAGAGAAGGTGCGTGCTAGGAAGCACTTTGTAAGGTTGCTTTGCTCCCATTTAGAAACGAACTGGATTCTTGGTATTGTAGTTGGATTCTGTGGTGGTTGTGCTGCATGGTTGGTGAGTGGAGAAGTTAGGACCGCTCATTTTCCCCACCGGACGTTGGGTGGACATGTACTTGTGGCTTGTGGGGCTTAGAGAATACCTACCCAGATACTGATTCAAGCTAAATTAGACTAAGAGTCTGCCAACACGTCTCAATTCATACCATTCTGGGTCTAGTCTCATTAGAGGAAGAGCTAAACACGTTATGCTGAATATGATGTATGACTTGTGCTTGAAACCTTCTCATCCGAAAGGCTGGTTCTGAAATGTTCCATGGTGAAGTGAGTTTTTTTTCCTCCTAAATTCTCTGTTCCATGCCATTTCTTCTCAGTATCTTAAGTAGCAATGTAATTTTGTGCCTCGGTTAATCGGTTGGACATTCAGTGGTGCTGACACCTCCGGACAGAGGAGAAAAGTGTTACACGTGATGGTGTAATAAACTAAA
Protein-coding regions in this window:
- the LOC105058482 gene encoding cytidine deaminase 1-like encodes the protein MPRSNFSPSSCLEMKEKAARSTAEIAFVIEAEAAAAMMKEWGVAVAPELLVALVPAALRLARPPISNFHVGAVGLGTSGRIYVGVNMEFPGLPLHHSIHAEQFLVTNAAVHGETGIRCIAVSSAPCGHCRQFLQELRGAAEMQILVTSDGPGSAFLPLSSFLPRPFGPPDLLHKDHPLLLEPHDNKIALLDDEEETEAAGCGGICNGIGGALQERLRAAAAGAARASHAPYSKCPAGFAVADSEGRVYAGSYEESAAYNPSLGPVQAAMVAYVAAGGGGGRAGEGYGFVAAALVEPEGVAVSHEATARVFLSVVAPRAHLKVYRFHSSAAA